Below is a window of Impatiens glandulifera chromosome 2, dImpGla2.1, whole genome shotgun sequence DNA.
GTCTCtgacaaaagaagaaaaaaaaattacctgcACGATGAACACGTCAATTCCGAGTTTTGCTATCATTGCAGCTTCCGATATTTTGGTCACCATACCGCCTGTTGTGTCGTGCGCTGCCACAGTAAACGTAACTGCAAAcaatgtttaattatttgttaactGAAATCATAAGACATGCAATTAAAATTTCACACAAAATTAGATGAAAAATACATTCGCATTAATCACTTTTGCAACTTTTATAGGTTTAATCCTATATAAGATGCAAATACTGGAATCATCTCTTGATGTGTTACTAAAGCCTTAATATATTGCAGTTCTAGTTAAAAACATACATTGCTAAAAGACATTCTTTTTGAGTGTAGGGTAAAGAATCAACCTTTTTTGTTGACGTTTTCAGGTTTCAATACCGACCAGCTTCCATCCTCGTGGACTTCTGTTGCGTACCAAATATCAGATATCCTGTTCAGAATACATCATACAACTgacaacttttttttctttttagacGAGGGTTTATTTAGTGGTTGCACAAAATCCCATATTCATAACTAAGAATCAAACATGAAACttcaacatcttaagttcaaAATTCTTTACCAATTGAGCTACTACACTGGGGATTTAACTTACAACAAAAAATTGAAGTGTGGATTACTCACCAATCTCCCTCAGTAGTACTGCATTAGGCTCTGAAGGTGGACGGTCATAAACTCCAGGAACATCAGTCttcaaacaatatatatagGAACATCAAATTACTCCAATCataaaaaagaagaatctaGAAAGTGAAAACAAGTTGAATAGAGACAAGCAAGGATACAATAAAAACAACGAACTCGGGTTTCAATTCTTCTGCAAGGTGGCGTATAATTACATCTCCGCTCAGTATAGTGCACTCCCGAGCTGTATCGAGCACAGCATCGCCATGAAGAACCTAGAAGGAAAGGGGGTTAGTCAGAGGTTCGTAATTATAGTCCCATATATAAAACTTACAGGTATAAGTCCAGAATCAATTGCATTAGCGACCATTTGTATGTCAGCTGATTCGATCTGCAGATAATAAGTTATTAGATTCCAATATGTAAAGAAAAGAACATTTCATTTTCGAGGTGGGTACTGACATTTCGTTCATTAGTAAGCCATCCACACGCAAATGGAGACATTCCAACCGAAGGGATACCCTCTGCAaggaaatataaaagaaaatataaaaggaaATATGATTTGGCAATCTCTACAAACAAAATGCAGCAAATAGATTCTACCTCTGGCTAGAGCTCTGACAATGTCAAGATTTAGAGAAGTAACCTGCAGAAGAACAAATGATGGTTTATTGTATTATCAAACTTCGAAGCTTCTGTTTAGATGTAAAGATGAAGAAGTGCTTACAGAGATGCGTGTAGCAACAAAACCAGCCTTAACAAGAGGCTGATTTAAACCTCCTTTATGAACACCAGATTTACTTGCCTGAAAGTGTCCAAAAGAACCTGAAACAAAGAGCAACATTTTTAAGgcatgaatgaatgaatgttaTACTGCATATGTTGTTGTACCAGCTCCATGAACAACTACGAAACGTTGTCTCaacccttcttcttcttcatcatacTCGTTATTAAATTCTTCGATATGGCAAGAAGTTTCTGAGAATCCAGGTCGTTTGCTCCAGTCCATTCCAACAACCTTACAAGAAGAAGATCTAGACATTGCTTGTCTCAGTTGTGATGAGACTATCTTTagattttcttcattaattgtctctatttcatttttgcAAGTAATTGCCGCACCCCCTAATAATTAACCCATAAAAACAAATGCAGGTTCAGTGAGAGGTCTGAAAAAAACCCCATCAAAACAATCATTCATATCTACAAGAGAAAGGATCATTAGGTTTGGTTGACCTTAATGTACTGAAAATCACAATTATTCAAGCAAATTACATAAAAGGAAATCGGAGAATTAACATAAGTggaattaaattttcaaacaactCCCGATCCCCACTATTTGCAGCGGGAAATTTGTGGGTTTTGCTTACATCGAGCTTATAAAGAGATATCTAATCAATCGTATAAGTAATGATAAGCTCGCACTTTAAAGTTGCAAGATTTGTTACAAATATGCAGGAGAAGAATAGAGAAAGA
It encodes the following:
- the LOC124926490 gene encoding isopentenyl phosphate kinase; translated protein: MSRSSSCKVVGMDWSKRPGFSETSCHIEEFNNEYDEEEEGLRQRFVVVHGAGSFGHFQASKSGVHKGGLNQPLVKAGFVATRISVTSLNLDIVRALAREGIPSVGMSPFACGWLTNERNIESADIQMVANAIDSGLIPVLHGDAVLDTARECTILSGDVIIRHLAEELKPEFVVFITDVPGVYDRPPSEPNAVLLREIEVHEDGSWSVLKPENVNKKVTFTVAAHDTTGGMVTKISEAAMIAKLGIDVFIVQAASSHSLTALKGELKDGIPEDWIGTAIRFSR